A genome region from Micromonospora peucetia includes the following:
- a CDS encoding fatty acid desaturase family protein, producing the protein MVLGAVTDPPVRRGSDYAQLSRRISGAGLLERRPGRYVTRIVLTLGVFAAGWVAVGLVGDSWAQLLVAVFLAVATTQVAFLGHDAGHRQMFRRRGPSEAIGLLTGNLAVGLSYGWWVDKHNRHHANPNHEDEDPDVGAGALVWTYEQAAATRGLGRRLARRQAWLFFPMLLLEGIALHVASVRAIVERDSGGFRTPMRHRGVEALLLVLHAVGYLGALLLVMSPVKALLFVAVHQGLWGFYMGCSFAPNHKGMPMPTAADDDLDFLRKQVLTSRNVRGSRFVDVALGGLNYQIEHHLFPNMPRANLRRARPIVRAYCAEQGVPYAETGLVESYRQALAHLHEVGRPLRD; encoded by the coding sequence ATGGTGCTCGGAGCGGTGACGGACCCGCCGGTACGGCGGGGCAGTGACTACGCGCAGTTGTCCCGGCGGATCAGTGGGGCGGGCCTGCTGGAGCGACGCCCGGGCCGGTACGTCACCCGGATCGTGCTCACGCTGGGCGTCTTCGCGGCGGGCTGGGTCGCGGTCGGGCTGGTCGGCGACTCGTGGGCGCAGCTCCTGGTGGCCGTCTTCCTGGCCGTCGCCACCACCCAGGTCGCGTTCCTCGGCCACGACGCCGGCCACCGGCAGATGTTCCGGCGGCGCGGGCCGAGCGAGGCGATCGGCCTGCTCACCGGCAACCTGGCGGTGGGGCTCAGCTACGGCTGGTGGGTCGACAAGCACAACCGGCACCACGCCAACCCCAACCACGAGGACGAGGACCCCGACGTCGGGGCGGGCGCGCTGGTCTGGACGTACGAGCAGGCCGCCGCGACGCGCGGGCTCGGCCGCCGGCTGGCCCGCCGGCAGGCGTGGCTGTTCTTCCCGATGCTGCTGCTGGAGGGGATCGCCCTGCACGTGGCGAGCGTGCGGGCGATCGTGGAGCGGGACTCCGGCGGGTTCCGCACCCCGATGCGGCACCGCGGGGTCGAGGCGCTGCTGCTGGTGCTGCACGCCGTGGGCTACCTCGGCGCGTTGCTGCTGGTGATGTCGCCGGTGAAGGCGCTGCTCTTCGTCGCCGTCCACCAGGGACTGTGGGGCTTCTACATGGGCTGTTCCTTCGCCCCGAACCACAAGGGCATGCCGATGCCCACCGCCGCCGACGACGACCTGGACTTCCTGCGCAAGCAGGTGCTCACCTCCCGCAACGTGCGGGGCAGCCGGTTTGTCGACGTCGCCCTGGGCGGGCTCAACTACCAGATCGAGCACCACCTGTTCCCGAACATGCCCAGGGCCAACCTGCGCCGGGCCCGGCCGATCGTCCGCGCCTACTGCGCCGAGCAGGGCGTCCCGTACGCCGAGACGGGGCTGGTCGAGTCGTACCGCCAGGCGCTGGCGCACCTGCACGAGGTGGGCCGGCCGCTGCGCGACTGA
- a CDS encoding 4a-hydroxytetrahydrobiopterin dehydratase gives MADVLTAEAVRDELGGLAGWSGDPAGITRTVELASFPEAVTVVDRVAVTAEELDHHPDIDIRWRTLTFRCVTHSVGGVTRRDVELARRIDEIVGSVR, from the coding sequence ATGGCAGACGTGCTCACCGCCGAGGCGGTGCGAGACGAGCTGGGTGGGCTGGCGGGATGGTCGGGAGACCCCGCCGGCATCACCCGCACCGTGGAGTTGGCCAGCTTCCCGGAGGCCGTCACGGTGGTCGACCGGGTCGCCGTGACGGCGGAGGAACTGGACCACCACCCCGACATCGACATCCGCTGGCGCACCCTGACCTTCCGCTGCGTCACGCACTCGGTGGGCGGGGTCACCCGGCGTGACGTCGAACTGGCCCGGCGGATTGACGAGATCGTGGGGAGCGTCCGATGA